Proteins encoded within one genomic window of Kaistia algarum:
- a CDS encoding NAD(P)/FAD-dependent oxidoreductase, with the protein MRGKRVVIVGAGFAGLEAAKRLGRTEARVVVIDQRNHHLFQPLLYQVGTALLATSEIAWPIRHLLRRHRNVQTLLGTVVGIDKAARRVQLEDGTSFPYDYLVLATGARHAYFGHDGWERFAPGLKTLEDATTIRRRILTAFELAEREPHGQMREKLLTFAIVGGGPTGVELAGTIAELAHHTLPGDFRAFDPRKAAVVLIEAGPRVLPSFREGLSAYAKRALERLGVEVRTGAAVTEVDADGVTLGSERIEAATVIWAAGVQASPAADWLGAPKDRAGRANVEPDLSVPGHPEIFVIGDTAMILSDGKAVPGVAPAAKQQGRHVAEIIRGRLDGDNQVHRFHYRDQGSLATIGRRAAIADFGWIRLKGGLAWWLWGIAHIFFLIGVRNRVAVALSWLWIHTSGSRGARLITQRDPDHPEP; encoded by the coding sequence ATGAGGGGTAAGCGTGTCGTGATCGTCGGCGCGGGCTTTGCCGGGCTCGAGGCGGCGAAGCGCCTGGGCCGGACGGAAGCTCGCGTGGTGGTGATCGACCAGCGCAACCATCATCTATTCCAGCCCTTGCTCTATCAGGTCGGAACGGCGCTTCTGGCCACGTCCGAGATCGCCTGGCCGATTCGGCACCTGTTGCGACGGCACAGGAATGTCCAGACGCTGCTCGGGACGGTCGTCGGTATCGACAAGGCGGCACGGCGGGTCCAGCTCGAAGACGGGACTTCTTTCCCCTACGACTATCTCGTCCTCGCCACCGGGGCGCGCCACGCCTATTTCGGTCATGACGGCTGGGAGCGCTTTGCTCCCGGCCTGAAGACGCTCGAAGATGCGACGACGATCCGGCGGCGTATCCTGACGGCGTTCGAGCTGGCGGAGCGCGAGCCCCATGGGCAGATGCGCGAGAAGCTCCTGACCTTCGCCATCGTTGGCGGCGGGCCGACCGGCGTCGAGCTCGCCGGGACGATTGCCGAACTCGCGCATCACACACTGCCGGGCGATTTCCGCGCCTTCGATCCGCGCAAGGCTGCCGTCGTCCTGATAGAGGCGGGCCCCCGGGTGTTGCCGTCGTTCCGCGAGGGACTCTCCGCCTATGCAAAGCGGGCGCTGGAGCGGCTCGGCGTCGAGGTGCGAACCGGCGCGGCGGTGACCGAGGTCGATGCCGACGGCGTCACGCTCGGCTCGGAGCGCATCGAGGCGGCGACCGTCATCTGGGCCGCCGGTGTGCAGGCGTCCCCGGCCGCCGACTGGCTTGGCGCTCCCAAGGACCGCGCGGGGCGCGCGAACGTCGAGCCTGATCTATCCGTCCCGGGTCATCCGGAAATCTTCGTCATCGGTGACACTGCCATGATCCTGTCCGATGGCAAGGCCGTTCCGGGCGTTGCGCCGGCCGCCAAGCAGCAGGGCCGGCATGTGGCCGAGATCATCAGGGGTCGCCTCGATGGCGACAACCAGGTGCACCGCTTCCATTATCGCGACCAGGGCAGCCTCGCCACGATCGGCAGGCGTGCGGCAATAGCAGATTTCGGCTGGATCCGCCTCAAGGGCGGCCTCGCCTGGTGGCTCTGGGGCATCGCCCATATCTTCTTCCTGATCGGCGTGCGCAACCGCGTGGCGGTCGCGCTCAGTTGGCTCTGGATCCACACCAGCGGCAGCCGTGGCGCCCGCCTCATAACGCAGCGCGATCCTGATCATCCCGAGCCATGA
- a CDS encoding lipase family protein encodes MSLKSCTATAALLTALALAPVAAMADQPGSDVAVPPFYQDVMKMKPDGKLGQIIKQEKIDTPIAGAQAWRIAYISSDLNDVPTISTGLVVAPTGEAPAGGRPMIIWSHGTTGNAQSCGPSQVENPARLLNEYYLVNGNSWTDYGLPNVEEFIKEGYVVVGTDYQGLGGGGRHQYAVAKTNGRDAINAARAAGSMTETGAGKTTVMIGWSQGAGSTLGASQGDYVAKQGTAYDGIDLVGLVAMAMPDLAMYAPDKLDEAGATKMIHDFAAAWSVNSFEFAHMAMNLWGTQAAFPDKLKLSDVFTDDGAKALDETFANKCVHVASDTINFNYGQNYKSLMRPEPQNAVAWANAIVAGSVDNTVKPIAPVLILYGDKDTAMPPVMGAYYRTKICALGGNVTRIQLPGDQNHFTTPTVSVPFYMPWIRDRVAGKPAPDGCAAN; translated from the coding sequence ATGTCCCTGAAATCCTGCACCGCAACGGCAGCCCTGCTGACCGCACTCGCCCTCGCTCCCGTCGCTGCCATGGCGGATCAGCCGGGCTCCGACGTTGCCGTTCCTCCGTTCTACCAGGACGTCATGAAGATGAAGCCCGACGGCAAGCTCGGGCAGATCATCAAGCAGGAAAAGATCGATACGCCGATCGCAGGGGCACAGGCCTGGCGGATCGCCTACATCTCCTCCGACCTCAACGACGTACCGACGATCTCGACCGGCCTCGTGGTCGCCCCGACGGGCGAGGCGCCCGCCGGCGGCCGTCCGATGATCATCTGGTCGCATGGAACGACCGGCAACGCCCAGAGCTGCGGACCTTCGCAGGTCGAGAATCCGGCACGTCTGCTCAACGAGTACTACCTCGTGAACGGCAACTCCTGGACCGACTACGGCCTGCCGAACGTCGAGGAATTCATCAAGGAAGGCTATGTCGTCGTCGGCACCGACTATCAGGGCCTGGGCGGTGGCGGCCGTCACCAGTATGCCGTCGCAAAGACGAATGGCCGCGACGCGATCAACGCGGCTCGTGCCGCCGGCTCGATGACCGAGACCGGCGCCGGCAAGACGACCGTCATGATCGGCTGGTCGCAGGGTGCCGGCTCGACACTCGGCGCGTCGCAGGGCGACTATGTCGCCAAGCAGGGTACCGCTTATGACGGTATCGATCTTGTCGGCCTCGTCGCCATGGCGATGCCGGACCTTGCCATGTACGCCCCGGATAAGCTCGACGAAGCCGGTGCAACCAAGATGATCCATGATTTCGCGGCGGCCTGGTCGGTCAACAGCTTCGAATTCGCGCATATGGCGATGAATTTGTGGGGCACGCAGGCCGCGTTCCCTGACAAACTCAAGCTCAGCGACGTCTTCACCGATGATGGCGCAAAGGCCCTTGATGAGACCTTCGCCAACAAGTGCGTGCATGTCGCGAGCGATACGATCAACTTCAATTACGGCCAGAACTACAAGTCACTGATGCGGCCGGAGCCGCAGAACGCAGTAGCCTGGGCCAACGCGATCGTCGCGGGTTCGGTCGACAACACGGTGAAGCCGATCGCTCCAGTGCTGATCCTTTACGGGGACAAGGACACGGCCATGCCGCCGGTGATGGGCGCGTACTATCGCACGAAGATCTGCGCGCTCGGCGGCAACGTCACGCGCATCCAGCTTCCAGGCGATCAGAACCATTTCACCACGCCCACGGTCTCGGTGCCCTTCTACATGCCGTGGATCAGGGATCGTGTTGCGGGCAAGCCTGCGCCGGATGGCTGCGCAGCGAACTGA
- a CDS encoding AraC family transcriptional regulator, producing the protein MTETLLSKAIRFAEAHADEHGVAMTPVPGLAVVRETMPTAIQYAINRPLVALVLQGRKHVAMGASTFDLHPGESLLITADVPTVSQITEASLARPYISIVFEIDAAVVAELVTEMGAAPFLAGIPIRVDPTESEVADAALRLLKLVDRPATIPILETQLLRELHFWLLSGRHGGAVRALGLPGSHAQRIARAVNLIRSQLAAPLRVEELASAAGMGLSAFHEHFRAITSLTPLQFQKKLRLIEARRLMLSAGEPISNAAYRVGYESVPQFTREYGRLFGVTPARDRRQQSVLLGPLRTGSFGAGVFR; encoded by the coding sequence ATGACAGAGACGCTGCTCTCCAAAGCCATTCGCTTCGCCGAAGCCCATGCCGACGAACACGGCGTGGCCATGACGCCCGTGCCCGGGCTTGCCGTGGTGCGGGAGACGATGCCGACGGCGATCCAATATGCGATCAACCGGCCGCTTGTGGCCCTCGTGCTGCAGGGCCGCAAACATGTGGCTATGGGCGCCAGCACCTTCGATCTGCATCCCGGCGAGTCCCTTCTGATCACCGCAGACGTGCCGACGGTCAGCCAGATCACCGAGGCAAGTCTCGCCAGGCCGTACATCTCCATCGTTTTCGAGATCGATGCAGCCGTGGTGGCTGAGCTGGTCACGGAAATGGGCGCGGCGCCCTTTCTGGCCGGCATCCCGATCCGGGTCGACCCGACGGAGAGCGAGGTCGCCGACGCGGCGCTGCGCTTGCTCAAACTCGTGGACAGGCCGGCGACGATCCCGATTCTCGAGACACAGCTGCTGCGCGAGCTGCATTTCTGGCTGCTGTCCGGCCGCCACGGAGGCGCCGTCCGCGCGCTGGGGCTCCCCGGCAGCCACGCGCAACGCATCGCCCGCGCCGTCAACCTCATCCGCTCGCAGCTCGCCGCGCCGCTGCGGGTCGAAGAGCTGGCGAGCGCTGCAGGAATGGGCCTCTCTGCATTCCATGAGCACTTCCGCGCCATCACCTCCCTGACGCCCTTGCAGTTCCAGAAGAAGCTCAGACTGATCGAGGCGAGGCGCCTGATGCTGTCGGCGGGCGAACCGATCAGCAACGCCGCCTATAGGGTCGGCTATGAGAGCGTCCCCCAATTCACGCGCGAATATGGACGGCTGTTCGGGGTTACCCCCGCCCGCGACCGACGCCAGCAATCGGTGTTGCTCGGCCCCCTGAGAACTGGATCGTTTGGAGCTGGAGTTTTCCGCTAG
- a CDS encoding SDR family NAD(P)-dependent oxidoreductase — translation MTTISIVTGGSRGLGRNTAISIARHGGDVILTYRNGAANAESAVAEIEALGRKAVALQLDTSIVASFPDFVDAVRSTLRDVWGRETFDHLVNNAGHGEMASFAETTEAQFDALFDVHVKGVYFLTQALLPLIVDGGRIVNFSSGLTRASYPGFSAYSAAKGAVEILTLYMAKELGSRGITANSVAPGAIETDFLGGAVRDTPAYNEAFASIIALGRVGLPDDVGPAVASLLGSDNRWVTAQRIEVSGGQNI, via the coding sequence ATGACCACCATCTCGATCGTCACCGGCGGCAGCCGCGGACTGGGTCGCAACACCGCCATCAGCATCGCGCGTCATGGCGGCGATGTGATCCTCACCTATCGAAACGGCGCAGCAAACGCGGAGTCCGCCGTGGCCGAGATCGAGGCGCTCGGCCGCAAGGCGGTGGCCCTGCAACTCGATACCAGCATCGTTGCCAGCTTCCCGGACTTCGTCGACGCCGTCCGCTCCACGCTACGCGACGTCTGGGGTCGTGAGACCTTCGACCACCTCGTCAACAATGCCGGCCACGGCGAAATGGCCAGCTTCGCTGAAACCACCGAGGCTCAATTCGACGCCCTGTTCGACGTCCACGTCAAGGGCGTCTACTTCCTCACCCAGGCGCTGCTGCCGCTGATCGTGGATGGCGGACGCATCGTCAACTTCTCCAGCGGCCTCACCCGTGCCAGCTATCCCGGCTTTTCGGCCTATTCCGCCGCTAAGGGCGCCGTGGAGATCCTGACGCTCTACATGGCGAAGGAACTGGGGAGCCGCGGCATCACTGCGAACAGCGTCGCGCCCGGGGCGATCGAAACCGACTTCCTCGGCGGCGCCGTCCGCGACACGCCGGCCTATAACGAGGCCTTTGCGAGCATCATCGCGCTCGGCCGCGTGGGCCTGCCGGATGATGTCGGCCCCGCTGTTGCGAGCCTGCTCGGTTCCGACAACCGCTGGGTGACCGCGCAGCGCATCGAGGTGTCGGGCGGCCAGAATATCTAG
- a CDS encoding glutathione S-transferase, with amino-acid sequence MADYELLYWSAPFRGQFVRAVLAFAGKDWTEGGDSKISRLMGGPVEAMPVPFMGPPVLIDHKADVAIAEMPAIILYLGETLNLMRDTPELRAMTMKIVNDANDVIDEITLNGGDHMWSEKRWEEYKPRLAKWMSIWENTGQRYGLHQDAGHILGGETAGLADVITATLWTTMAERFSKIRHLLESTAPMTAALCLRVSALPPLAKLSERARNDYGDAYAGGQIGASMAKILND; translated from the coding sequence TTGGCTGACTACGAACTTCTGTACTGGTCCGCACCTTTTCGCGGTCAGTTTGTGCGGGCTGTGCTGGCCTTCGCAGGCAAAGACTGGACTGAGGGTGGGGATTCGAAAATTTCGCGGCTTATGGGTGGCCCAGTGGAAGCCATGCCCGTGCCCTTCATGGGGCCGCCGGTCCTGATCGACCACAAGGCCGACGTGGCCATCGCGGAAATGCCCGCCATCATCCTTTATCTGGGCGAAACGCTGAACCTAATGCGAGACACGCCCGAACTGCGCGCCATGACGATGAAGATCGTCAATGATGCGAACGACGTCATCGACGAAATCACGCTCAATGGTGGCGACCACATGTGGAGCGAAAAGCGCTGGGAGGAGTATAAACCCCGGCTCGCAAAGTGGATGAGCATTTGGGAAAACACGGGCCAACGTTATGGCTTGCACCAGGACGCCGGCCATATCCTGGGAGGCGAGACGGCTGGCCTTGCCGATGTCATTACCGCTACGCTCTGGACCACGATGGCCGAGCGCTTTAGCAAAATCCGCCATCTATTGGAGAGCACGGCGCCGATGACAGCGGCGCTGTGCCTGCGCGTTTCCGCGCTACCGCCCCTAGCTAAACTGTCGGAAAGGGCTCGTAACGACTATGGCGACGCTTATGCTGGCGGGCAGATTGGCGCCTCCATGGCCAAGATATTGAACGACTAG
- the ggt gene encoding gamma-glutamyltransferase, with protein sequence MLRFSLVLVGVGLLSTPALAASPAPVEGQRGMVASDQALAAEVGAEILRAGGNAVDAAVAVGYAQAVVNPCCGNLGGGGFLTLRLADGQAAFIDFREAAPKAAGPNVFLDDQGEVIPRASLDGWRAAGVPGTVAGLELALSRFGTMKRADVMAPAIRLAHDGFILTRPDADIIGTGLAAFRADPALAQYWLRDGEPLKAGDRLVQTQLATTLQGISDKGPDYFYKGPIAAAIVDASRRKNGLFSADDFARYEARIGKPLECSYRGYEILTAAPPSAGGLAVCEILNILEFYPVGYLGFGSADMVHLMTEAMRHAFVDRNSAIGDPAFVKNPVERLVSKDYAAALRLTIDPYKATPSETLSGTTSPHEGTETTSFSVVDKAGNAVAVTYSLNAYFGARVMAPGTGFFLNNTMDDFTSKVGAANMFGLVQGAANAIAPGKRPVSSMAPTIVVKDGRPFMVLGSPGGSRIITAVVETILNVVDFGMTIQEAVNAPRVHAQWLPDILFAEPYALSPDTVRALAERGHKVRLQKPWGAVEAILLGSGAAQKGELPSFGDDTVRGEVPRLGYIYGGHDARRPAGAAIAE encoded by the coding sequence ATGCTGCGGTTCTCCTTGGTTCTGGTTGGCGTAGGTCTCTTGTCCACCCCAGCGCTGGCGGCGTCGCCTGCCCCTGTCGAGGGGCAGCGAGGCATGGTGGCGAGCGACCAGGCGCTTGCGGCGGAAGTTGGCGCCGAGATCCTGCGAGCCGGCGGCAACGCCGTGGATGCCGCTGTGGCGGTCGGATATGCCCAGGCCGTCGTCAATCCATGCTGCGGCAACCTTGGCGGTGGGGGCTTCTTGACGCTGCGCCTCGCCGATGGTCAGGCCGCGTTCATCGATTTTCGGGAGGCTGCGCCCAAGGCCGCCGGTCCTAATGTCTTTCTCGACGATCAGGGCGAAGTCATTCCGCGCGCCAGCCTGGATGGATGGAGGGCCGCCGGCGTACCGGGCACGGTCGCCGGTCTCGAGCTCGCGCTTTCGAGATTCGGCACAATGAAGCGCGCTGACGTGATGGCACCGGCGATCCGGTTGGCGCACGATGGCTTCATCCTCACTCGACCGGATGCCGACATCATCGGGACGGGATTGGCTGCCTTCCGGGCGGATCCAGCTCTCGCTCAATACTGGCTCCGCGACGGCGAGCCGCTCAAGGCAGGAGATCGCTTGGTCCAAACGCAATTGGCAACGACGCTGCAGGGCATTTCCGATAAAGGGCCCGACTATTTCTATAAGGGCCCGATCGCCGCGGCGATTGTCGACGCGAGCCGCAGGAAAAACGGGCTCTTCAGTGCTGACGATTTTGCCAGATATGAGGCACGGATCGGCAAGCCCTTGGAATGCTCCTATCGGGGATACGAGATCCTGACGGCCGCGCCACCAAGCGCCGGTGGGCTCGCCGTTTGCGAGATCCTCAACATTCTCGAATTCTATCCCGTCGGCTATCTCGGTTTCGGCTCGGCTGATATGGTCCATCTGATGACGGAGGCCATGCGCCATGCCTTTGTCGACCGCAATTCCGCGATCGGCGACCCGGCCTTCGTCAAGAACCCCGTCGAGAGGTTGGTCTCCAAGGACTATGCAGCTGCCCTTCGGCTGACCATCGACCCGTACAAGGCGACGCCTTCCGAGACTTTGTCCGGCACCACGTCGCCCCATGAAGGCACCGAGACGACGAGCTTCTCGGTCGTCGACAAGGCAGGCAATGCGGTCGCTGTCACCTATTCGCTCAACGCCTATTTCGGCGCCCGCGTCATGGCGCCGGGCACGGGTTTTTTCCTGAACAACACCATGGATGACTTCACCAGCAAGGTCGGCGCCGCTAACATGTTCGGCCTAGTGCAGGGCGCCGCCAACGCCATCGCGCCCGGTAAAAGGCCGGTGAGTTCGATGGCCCCGACCATTGTGGTCAAGGACGGCCGGCCCTTCATGGTGCTTGGGAGCCCCGGCGGGTCGCGCATCATCACCGCCGTCGTCGAGACGATCCTCAATGTCGTGGATTTCGGCATGACGATCCAGGAGGCGGTCAATGCGCCAAGGGTCCATGCGCAATGGCTTCCGGACATTCTCTTTGCCGAACCCTATGCGCTGTCGCCCGACACGGTTCGTGCGCTGGCGGAACGCGGTCATAAGGTTCGTCTGCAAAAACCCTGGGGTGCTGTCGAGGCCATTCTGCTCGGCAGCGGCGCAGCCCAGAAGGGCGAGTTGCCGTCGTTTGGCGACGATACGGTGCGCGGAGAGGTTCCCCGCCTAGGCTATATCTACGGCGGCCATGACGCTCGCCGTCCGGCCGGAGCCGCGATTGCCGAATGA
- a CDS encoding cupin domain-containing protein has translation MKEFTVEDISRRAMLALGAAGGAAIAGGAAQAASFGNPDEPPQGAINSTPGALSDPGPQNPALAAEFPVFQSPPPTDVGTMPMLWSSFNIMPKRIQAGGWGRQVTITEFPASKDVSGVDMRLGPGGIRELHWHLANEWGIVTSGRCRVTLLDQQGQAYVQDVGPGELWFFPAGCPHALQGLGPEGCEFLLVFDDAHQSEFSTLLLTDWIAHTPPEILAQNFGVSAEVFRNIPLHDLWIFQGKEASPLAAAQASVASGGTPPQPFTFSLTATTPVRQNEAGTIYLADSRNFKASTTIAAALETIKPGGLRRMHWHPNADEWQYWIKGQGRMTVFDAGPRAQTFDFRAGDVGVVPKNQGHYILNTGTEDLQVLVIFKAPEYQEVDLSNWLTHTPPELVSQHLNIDPAIIARFPKGQVGIQRG, from the coding sequence ATGAAGGAGTTCACAGTGGAGGATATCTCGCGTCGCGCCATGTTGGCCCTTGGTGCAGCTGGCGGCGCCGCAATCGCGGGTGGGGCCGCGCAGGCGGCGTCCTTCGGCAATCCGGACGAACCGCCGCAGGGCGCGATCAATTCCACACCCGGCGCGTTGTCCGATCCTGGGCCACAGAACCCGGCCCTGGCCGCAGAGTTCCCCGTCTTCCAGAGTCCGCCGCCGACCGATGTCGGCACCATGCCGATGCTCTGGTCGTCCTTCAACATTATGCCGAAACGCATTCAGGCCGGGGGCTGGGGGCGTCAGGTCACCATCACCGAGTTTCCTGCCTCGAAGGACGTCTCCGGCGTGGACATGCGCCTCGGGCCGGGCGGCATTCGCGAGCTGCACTGGCACTTGGCCAATGAATGGGGCATCGTGACGTCCGGCCGTTGCCGAGTTACGCTCCTTGACCAGCAGGGACAGGCCTATGTGCAGGACGTGGGACCCGGAGAGCTCTGGTTCTTTCCGGCAGGTTGCCCGCACGCTTTGCAGGGGCTCGGACCGGAAGGATGTGAGTTTCTTCTGGTGTTCGACGATGCCCACCAGTCGGAGTTCAGCACCCTGCTGCTGACCGACTGGATCGCCCATACGCCACCCGAGATCCTGGCGCAGAATTTCGGTGTGTCTGCCGAGGTCTTCCGTAACATTCCGCTTCACGACCTCTGGATCTTCCAGGGCAAGGAAGCCAGTCCTCTCGCCGCGGCTCAGGCATCGGTCGCCTCCGGTGGTACGCCACCACAGCCATTCACCTTCTCCCTCACTGCCACCACACCGGTGCGGCAGAACGAGGCGGGCACCATCTATCTGGCTGATAGCCGCAACTTCAAAGCGTCGACGACCATCGCCGCCGCCCTCGAGACCATCAAGCCCGGCGGCCTTCGGCGCATGCACTGGCACCCAAATGCCGACGAATGGCAATATTGGATCAAGGGCCAAGGCCGAATGACCGTGTTCGATGCTGGCCCGAGGGCGCAGACCTTCGACTTCAGGGCGGGTGACGTTGGCGTCGTGCCGAAGAACCAAGGTCACTACATTCTGAATACGGGCACCGAGGACCTTCAAGTCCTGGTGATCTTCAAAGCGCCGGAATACCAGGAAGTGGACCTCTCCAACTGGCTGACCCACACTCCGCCCGAGCTGGTGTCGCAGCACCTCAATATCGACCCTGCGATTATAGCCCGGTTCCCCAAGGGCCAAGTTGGCATCCAAAGGGGATGA
- a CDS encoding LacI family DNA-binding transcriptional regulator, whose amino-acid sequence MPRKTQDETTPLKESTRAKSPTMADIARLAGVSASTVSRSLAGLPPISEETRIRVERAAQEAGYKINRHARSLRLQRSAILLVLIPDLANQNYSDLLMNIDRAAFELGYGIMIGHTNVDLERPDRLADELFTGGIDGILLTSGYCPARIRSRIESGSRLPVVRTMSPTETGSGIASVQIDEVEAAADVVRHLIANGHRRIAHLAGPMTELVSRLRLEGWRRALAEAGLPDGPDLLLPGGFHLGDGKAVAHRLVAAGPLPDAIFCSNDESAFGLMVELKGAGLRIPRDIAVAGFDDLTFSQVFDPPLTTVRLPRREMAEASVLYLKRMIEGDAPVEHQVVPHELIIRDSSGPRRP is encoded by the coding sequence ATGCCCAGGAAGACGCAGGACGAGACCACGCCCTTGAAGGAGAGCACCCGCGCGAAGTCGCCGACCATGGCCGATATCGCCCGTCTCGCCGGCGTCTCGGCCTCGACGGTCAGCCGCTCGCTCGCCGGGCTGCCGCCGATCAGCGAGGAGACGCGCATCCGTGTCGAACGAGCGGCACAGGAGGCCGGCTACAAGATCAACCGCCATGCCCGTTCGCTGCGCCTGCAGCGGAGCGCGATCCTCTTGGTGCTGATCCCCGACCTTGCCAACCAGAACTATTCCGACCTCTTGATGAATATCGATCGCGCGGCGTTCGAACTCGGCTACGGCATCATGATCGGCCACACCAATGTCGATCTCGAGCGGCCGGACCGGCTGGCCGACGAGCTGTTCACCGGCGGTATCGACGGGATCCTGCTGACGTCCGGCTACTGCCCGGCCCGGATTCGGAGCCGGATCGAGAGCGGCAGCCGGCTTCCGGTGGTGAGGACGATGAGCCCGACCGAGACCGGCAGCGGCATCGCGTCGGTCCAGATCGACGAGGTCGAGGCAGCGGCCGACGTCGTCCGCCACCTCATCGCCAATGGCCACCGCCGCATCGCCCATCTCGCGGGTCCGATGACCGAGCTCGTCTCGCGACTGCGCCTCGAAGGCTGGCGCCGGGCTCTGGCCGAGGCAGGGCTGCCGGACGGGCCGGATCTGCTGCTGCCCGGCGGCTTCCATCTCGGCGACGGCAAGGCGGTCGCCCATCGCCTCGTCGCCGCGGGCCCGCTGCCGGACGCGATCTTCTGCAGCAATGACGAGTCCGCCTTCGGCCTCATGGTGGAGCTAAAGGGCGCCGGGCTCCGCATCCCGCGCGATATCGCGGTCGCCGGCTTCGACGACCTCACCTTCTCGCAGGTCTTCGATCCGCCGCTGACCACCGTCCGTCTGCCGCGCCGCGAGATGGCGGAAGCCTCGGTGCTCTATCTGAAGCGCATGATCGAAGGCGACGCGCCCGTCGAGCACCAGGTCGTCCCGCACGAATTGATCATCCGCGACAGTTCCGGACCGCGACGGCCGTGA
- a CDS encoding sugar phosphate isomerase/epimerase family protein has translation MDISDILSIQLYSLRGLGPLERQLDAAAAAGFRLVETIGSHLADPKALKAGLDRRGLAAPTGHVGIGDLRSDLPRIIAAAQQAGVSQLYMPAYPEAERGTTGASWSKAGAELGAIAETLKAEAIGLGYHNHHWELAILDDGRPALESFFAGAAGSPLTWQADIAWLARGGVDPVEWLGRYSAILTSAHVKDQAAAGITVDDGWTDVGAGILDWPLLWQAARDNGAGVMTVEHDNPSDPAGFAARSHAYLTQMTA, from the coding sequence ATGGACATCAGCGACATTCTCTCGATCCAGCTCTATTCTCTCCGCGGCCTCGGTCCGCTCGAGCGCCAGCTCGATGCGGCCGCGGCGGCCGGCTTTCGTCTCGTCGAGACGATCGGCAGCCACCTTGCCGATCCGAAGGCGCTGAAGGCGGGCCTTGATCGGCGCGGCCTCGCGGCGCCGACCGGCCATGTCGGCATCGGCGATCTCCGCAGCGATCTGCCACGCATCATCGCGGCGGCGCAGCAGGCGGGCGTCAGCCAGCTCTACATGCCGGCCTATCCGGAGGCGGAGCGCGGCACCACCGGCGCGAGCTGGTCGAAGGCCGGGGCGGAGCTCGGCGCGATCGCCGAGACGCTGAAGGCCGAGGCGATCGGTCTCGGCTATCACAACCATCATTGGGAACTCGCCATTCTCGACGACGGCCGGCCGGCGCTCGAAAGCTTCTTCGCCGGCGCCGCCGGCTCGCCGCTCACCTGGCAGGCCGATATCGCCTGGCTGGCGCGCGGCGGCGTCGATCCCGTCGAATGGCTCGGCCGCTACAGCGCGATCCTGACCTCGGCCCATGTGAAGGACCAGGCGGCCGCCGGTATCACGGTCGACGACGGCTGGACCGATGTCGGCGCCGGCATCCTCGACTGGCCGCTGCTCTGGCAGGCGGCGCGCGACAATGGCGCCGGCGTCATGACTGTCGAGCACGACAATCCGAGCGATCCGGCCGGGTTCGCCGCGCGGAGCCACGCCTATCTCACCCAGATGACGGCCTGA